Genomic segment of Eupeodes corollae chromosome 2, idEupCoro1.1, whole genome shotgun sequence:
attgataaatctcttcattgttgggttagaaattacggGTTGAAATCTGATATCCTCACAATAAACGCTTATGTGCCCCACAGCTCCGTTTCGTCTTCGACATTCTTCCTTATATGTACACATTTCATATATGATATTTTATCTTAAACGAGTTTATTGACCAATTTGTGCAACAATTGTGATTAGTGAAAGTATAGTTTTCcgtcggcttttttggtcaaTGTAATTATCgcaatgaaacaattaagttacattaaatttttggcaGGGGTTGCTGCCGGACTTATGATTCGAGATGCGTTGTCAGGTTGCACGGTTCATTTGATTTACCATTGCAGTTAAATTTGTAGATAACATCTGTTTGTTCGTCCTTATCAGGTTTGGTCTTCAGTTAAGTAAAACAATGGTCAAGTGTTTTGTTCGTTTTGAAAGCTAGGCGAACTTCTGTCAATTTTTTGCAAatggattttttgaagttttcggATAGAGTTGGGACGTAAGCCATGATTGTGTGGTGCGTTCTACTAACGGGTTCATCAATATTTTCTCGtggaatttgtattttgtagttTAAAAGCAGACTTCGAATTATGGTAGAAGGATAACCATTATCACTTAGGATTTTGATGACTTTTTTCTCGTTGGCGACGTGGAAtcgcttattttaaaaattgtattctagAGATTGGACGCAGTATTGATGATAAAATGCCTTTCTTGGATTGATCGGAAATAAACTAGTCTTCCAGATGCTGTTGGTCGaaaaaacttcattttcaattgtgaattgaatttttgggTGGAATCCGTTTAGAATTTTTAGTACTTTGTCTATGTGCTCCCCTGAAGAAGGCAGCAAACCCTAGCGAAACGTTGGGAAGGTTAAAGTAACTCAATTGTTTATTTGCGAAAATTACAGTGACCAAAAAAGCTGACAGAAAACTATACTTCCGCTAATGACAATTTTATCTTAAACTTCTAACatacttaattgtttcgctgatctTAACATTATTGTCCAACGGAGgatcaaaaaccgtgtaaaatataatgctttgaaaactcaatgctgtctactgccGTAAAAGCCTAACTATCCCTCAATGTGGTACTTACATCGAGCTCTTAAAATAATAGGCGATCGTTCTATTACTGAGACACTTGCTACTTTTAAACGCCGGTTCAAGAGCTCATGCCTAtatttgttttatcgatattttcacaaacaaaGTTTTAGTGATAAAGCCAGTTGTGTCCCCCCCTAACAACCtaatacccgtacttctaggaatactCCTCAGTTTATTATTGGGCCCAATTTCGgacgcactacacgaatgtagaatgctttaccaggctttCAAGGGAATGgagacaaatacaaattaatgtaCAATAGAACCGATTTATATAGTGATGACCACATTTGACGATCAGAAACATGGCTATCCTTTAGAACCTTAAAGCTATACGATGAGTTGCAATTGAATGAGGATAGTTGTTGATCTTAATATTCTTCATATTGTTCGTGTTTCATTTGttcgtgttttattttacttgtatttacattaaaataatgcaaaacGGGTTAAGAAGATTTCCAAGGACGGACAACATAAAAAAGAAGTGAACTTCAAACGTaagttatcaatatttttttaaccgtcaaattattgttttgggaTGAATCTGGTCTTAAAATATTACGAAATTCGACTCAAAATATGTTTAGGTcatcaaaaatgtaatgttagggcattgaataatttttaaaccttgaataaagaaataaaagactAAGCGTTtgaattttacaagaaaaataagTTGCGCATACGCCACCACTCATTCTTCATTGACCATAGAAACTTAAATCAGGCTTTTTGATGAATACTTTAACTACTTTACAGATGCAAGTAGGGccttatgaacaaaaaataaaacatctttaaatattttttttaagttaaatatttatattcaatgCGAATATAACCAAAATATAagtgaacaaatattttcttttttaataatgagaATATAACAACTTTATAaattctaataataataaactaaaattcTACACATGCGGGTTCCACACAcacatggatttttttttcaatataatttcctGTGCgctggtttttgttttggtattgCAATTTCTTATTCATCTAAACAAATTGTCCTCATAATAGCCTCAGCAACCGAATAAGGATCACAATTAGAGCTTGGACGTCTGTCCTCAAAGTAACCCTTTCCATCATCGCTTACACCACGTGGAATACGAATTGAACAACCACGATTTGCAACGCCAGCGCTGAAGTCATTGATTGAACTAGTTTCATGCATACCGGTCAAACGACGTTCGTTGTCCTTACCCTGGTTTGGATCGTAGGCACGAATGTGACGATCATGGCATTTGGCGAGCTTTTGAACAGCCTTTTCAATTTCcctgtaaaaatttaattcttttagcAAAAGATCCTAGAAGTTAATTTAATGAATGTTCTTACTTGATTCCGCCATCTTCACGCATCTTTTGTGTGGAGACGTTTGTATGAGCACCAGCACCATTCCAGTCACCTGGCATTGGCTTAGGGTCCAAAGTGGCAATGatctaaagttaaaataaatatttgcgtTTTTAGTCTAGTTTTCTATCAAAAGtggttttaaataaacttacgCCAAATTCTTCAGCAATCCTGTGAAGCAAGAATCTTGACATCCACAATTCATCACCAATTGAAATACCCAAGCACGGTCCTACTTGGTATTCCCACTATGAAAAAGAGAagacaaaacaaattgttattaaataCTGGTCTAAGGATTCCACGAGCAATTAATGTTTTACCTGAGCTGGCATGACTTCAGCATTGGTTCCGGAAACCTTAATTCCTGCATATAAGCAAGCCTTATAATGAGCCGTAACAACGTCGCGGCCATAaacctttaaagaaaaaatgaaagaaaaagttatttttaagtaagGCTTCCATTaactaatatgaaaaaaagtctATAAATAAATTCGTGTATACAAAAACTAgttgaaaattaaatcaaatgtgTAGTATGTATTCCTAAAAAAggtttaatattcttttttggaGAAAGAATGCATCAGTGTCAAAATCCGATTGAATAAATAGCatacaagatttttaaattgtttttagaagAAAAGACAAAACTCACCTTATCGGCTCCAACACCACAATAGTATGGGCCCTGAGGTCCAGGGAAACCATTCTTTGGCCAACCCAATGGATGCTTATTAAAATCAAGGAATGTATATTCTTGTTCAATGCCAAACCATGGCTGTTCGGCTTCACACTTGTTCATAACTTCTAAACAAGTCTTGCGATGATTTGTATCGGTGGGTGTGCCATCAAACTTATATGTATCGCACATAACCAAAATGTTATTGCCACGGCGGAATGGATCCTTATAAATTGCTACGGGATGTAAATAAGTGTCTGAATTTGAACCCTGAGCTTGACCAGTTGAACTTCCATCGTAATTCCAAATTGGCAAATCTGTAAGAAAAAGCAACAAataagtgagtttttttttgtgttaacatTGTATAGCTTTTATGTTTTGACAGTGATGTATTTAAATGAtccttttgaaaatttaaacatgAAACTTATGGCcttaagcaatttatttttagtgttaATCAATCTTCATTATAAAGTGAAtaataacttaaatttgaaatgagCTTGACAGTAATAGTTAAGCACTCTTTGGCTTTAGGCTAAACTTGTGGCATCGTCCCCCGcggaaatttgtttgttgttgtttggccTAACAACGAAACACTTAATGCCTATGTTAATGTGAAATCGTTTAAGAAAGATAGGTACTTAAGAAGAGAAGATATCACCTCTATTTGTTAGGTTTCCattaatttctttcaattcgttataaatacttaaactttttaacatctaattttaatctaaactattttaataaaatgttccgaactttaagtatttaaaattttcatttggtaaaattaatataaaatataatctacTCGTAGACCGACTACAACTATAAGCAAAACGAATTAAAACTAATTGTGATTGTtccatttattatttaatagtaaataaattatgtggaacaacagttcgttgagaactagggcctagtgacttacaactttctaccattcctgcgtgcgagtaagTTTTGAGGGAACCTTTTCGGAATCGCTTCAATTTCTATTAGGATGTATAGAAAAATAAGTTGCCCACACTATAAATGCATATTCAAGAATTGgtctcaaaaacgaaccaaaAAGTAGTTTGACAACACAATATCATTCAAATCTCTTAATGGAGCCAGAATTCTATTGGCTTTTTTAACAACTAAACTAATTTTCTCAGTATTTGTAAGTTTCTAGtctaaaaaatcaataactGTTACTCTAATTAGAGAaaaagaatcaaacatgtaacttaaaataatttgaactttCTTGGGTGTAGATTTacattcaacatttaaaacatgaatatttgtattgcacaattccttgaaaaaatattgagtCATCTTACAAAAGTAGTCATTCGGATGTCGCCAAGTTCTTATCCAAactaagtcatttataaataaaattgctcCTAAATGGCTGccttggaaagaattgtgcaaaactcaaccgtcaacactagaggcacaatcttccaaaggtccatccatttactcggatacgcatatgatattgacataattggaagatcaaagcgtgatgtcagtggagcgttttagagcattgcgacggaagcgaagaagatgggcttagtggtcaatgagggaaaGACCaattatatgctgtcatcaaaaaaggacactgaacaacgaagtcttggacaaaacgtcactatggacagctataactttgaggtagttaaggacatggtctacttaggcaccgctattaatacagaaaaCGACAcgagcgctgaaatcaaacgaagaataactcttgcaaatcgctgattctttgaacttagaaggcaattgagtagtaaagtcctctctcgagcatctaaaataaccatctttaagacactcatcatcccggttctcatttatggcgctgaggcctcgaccctgtcaaa
This window contains:
- the LOC129945626 gene encoding glutamine synthetase 2 cytoplasmic; its protein translation is MSKILEDSPNAHIDKSILQRYIDLPVKENIVQATYVWIDGTGQDLRCKDRTLDFIPTSPKDLPIWNYDGSSTGQAQGSNSDTYLHPVAIYKDPFRRGNNILVMCDTYKFDGTPTDTNHRKTCLEVMNKCEAEQPWFGIEQEYTFLDFNKHPLGWPKNGFPGPQGPYYCGVGADKVYGRDVVTAHYKACLYAGIKVSGTNAEVMPAQWEYQVGPCLGISIGDELWMSRFLLHRIAEEFGIIATLDPKPMPGDWNGAGAHTNVSTQKMREDGGIKEIEKAVQKLAKCHDRHIRAYDPNQGKDNERRLTGMHETSSINDFSAGVANRGCSIRIPRGVSDDGKGYFEDRRPSSNCDPYSVAEAIMRTICLDE